In one window of Fictibacillus phosphorivorans DNA:
- the cccA gene encoding cytochrome c550 yields the protein MKRNPLIPFAIIGVIGIVLMLTMGGYGINKIHTASENKEKAAMDPEAIFKQNCSSCHGQNLEGATGPALDKIGGKYKPEEIADIIKNGKPGGMPAGVVKGEEAKILVDWLAEKK from the coding sequence ATGAAACGTAATCCACTCATTCCTTTTGCCATTATTGGAGTTATTGGAATTGTTCTTATGCTTACAATGGGCGGATATGGTATCAACAAAATTCATACGGCTAGTGAAAACAAAGAAAAGGCTGCTATGGATCCGGAAGCTATTTTTAAACAAAACTGTTCTTCTTGTCATGGACAAAATCTTGAAGGTGCTACAGGACCAGCACTTGATAAGATTGGTGGCAAGTATAAGCCGGAAGAAATTGCTGATATTATCAAAAACGGTAAACCAGGTGGAATGCCAGCTGGTGTAGTAAAAGGTGAAGAAGCTAAAATACTAGTTGATTGGTTAGCTGAAAAAAA
- a CDS encoding YqzL family protein, translating into MKEFTWKVFCETGSIDTYLLYKELDHEITALSAVIPYEESLEEPPFH; encoded by the coding sequence ATGAAAGAATTTACTTGGAAAGTATTCTGTGAGACGGGCAGTATTGATACCTATTTGTTATACAAAGAGCTAGACCATGAAATAACAGCACTATCAGCAGTTATTCCTTATGAAGAGTCTCTTGAGGAACCTCCATTTCATTAA
- the rpoD gene encoding RNA polymerase sigma factor RpoD: MAEKPNRQGTEGELTIDQVKEQLVEAGKKRGRLTYTEITSKLAPFEQDSDQMDEFYSYLEEQGVEVAEASEDAEDEEDPKFEMEKEEEEFDLNDLSVPPGVKINDPVRMYLKEIGRVDLLSADEEIELAKRIENGDEEAKRRLAEANLRLVVSIAKRYVGRGMLFLDLIQEGNMGLIKAVEKFDYDKGFKFSTYATWWIRQAITRAIADQARTIRIPVHMVETINKLIRVQRQLLQDLGREPSPEEIGAEMELTPEKVREILKIAQEPVSLETPIGEEDDSHLGDFIEDQDALAPSEAAAYELLKEQLEDVLDTLTDREENVLRLRFGLDDGRTRTLEEVGKVFGVTRERIRQIEAKALRKLRHPSRSKRLKDFLE; encoded by the coding sequence ATGGCTGAGAAACCAAACCGTCAAGGAACGGAAGGCGAATTAACCATCGATCAAGTTAAAGAACAATTAGTTGAGGCCGGTAAAAAGCGAGGACGGCTAACATATACTGAGATCACAAGTAAGCTAGCACCTTTTGAACAAGATTCTGATCAAATGGACGAGTTCTATTCATACCTTGAAGAACAAGGTGTTGAAGTTGCTGAAGCGTCTGAAGATGCAGAAGACGAAGAAGATCCTAAGTTCGAAATGGAAAAAGAGGAAGAAGAATTTGATCTAAATGACTTAAGCGTACCACCAGGAGTCAAGATCAACGATCCAGTTCGTATGTACTTAAAAGAGATCGGACGTGTAGACTTACTTTCAGCAGATGAAGAGATCGAACTAGCAAAACGTATCGAGAACGGTGATGAAGAAGCGAAACGCCGTCTCGCAGAAGCTAACTTACGACTCGTTGTAAGTATCGCTAAACGTTATGTTGGTCGTGGAATGCTGTTCCTTGATCTGATCCAAGAAGGTAACATGGGATTGATCAAAGCTGTTGAAAAGTTCGACTATGACAAAGGATTTAAATTTAGTACGTATGCAACGTGGTGGATCCGTCAGGCGATCACCCGTGCAATTGCTGACCAAGCTCGTACGATTCGTATTCCGGTGCATATGGTTGAGACGATTAATAAACTGATTCGTGTGCAACGTCAGCTACTTCAAGATCTTGGGCGTGAACCATCGCCAGAAGAAATTGGTGCTGAGATGGAACTAACACCAGAGAAGGTTCGTGAGATTTTAAAGATCGCACAGGAGCCAGTTTCATTAGAAACGCCAATTGGTGAAGAAGACGATTCCCATTTAGGTGATTTTATTGAAGATCAAGATGCATTAGCTCCATCAGAAGCTGCGGCTTATGAGCTATTGAAAGAGCAGCTTGAAGATGTTCTAGATACGCTAACTGATCGTGAAGAAAACGTTCTACGTCTTCGTTTCGGACTTGATGACGGACGTACTCGTACCCTTGAAGAAGTAGGTAAAGTGTTTGGCGTAACGCGCGAACGAATTCGTCAGATTGAAGCAAAAGCACTCCGTAAACTCCGCCATCCAAGCAGAAGTAAACGATTAAAAGACTTTTTAGAATAG
- a CDS encoding pyruvate, water dikinase regulatory protein, with amino-acid sequence MTGRPIVYVVSDSVGETAELVVKAAASQFNSNGIEIKRVPYVEDKETIDEVISLAKDHNGIIAFTLVVPEISDYVAKQAALHNIPTVDIMGPIMNQLQSRLNQVPRYEPGVVHKLDDDYFRKVEAIEFAVKYDDGRDPRGILKADVVLIGVSRTSKTPLSQYLAHKRLKVANVPIVPEVEPPEELFKVSPNKCFGLKITPEKLNDIRRERLKALGLNSEANYANMERIKHELVYFNKIVDQIGCRVVEVSNKAVEESANVIYNLFQGKSYK; translated from the coding sequence ATGACAGGACGTCCTATCGTATATGTCGTCTCGGATTCAGTCGGAGAAACGGCAGAGTTGGTTGTTAAAGCGGCGGCGAGCCAATTTAATTCAAATGGAATAGAGATTAAGAGAGTTCCTTATGTGGAAGATAAAGAGACGATTGATGAAGTCATCTCACTAGCGAAGGATCACAACGGAATCATTGCGTTTACACTTGTTGTGCCTGAAATAAGCGATTACGTTGCGAAGCAGGCTGCGTTACACAACATCCCTACTGTGGACATCATGGGACCTATTATGAATCAACTGCAATCGAGGCTGAACCAAGTTCCGAGATATGAACCCGGAGTCGTGCATAAACTCGATGATGATTACTTTCGGAAAGTAGAAGCCATTGAGTTTGCCGTAAAGTATGACGATGGGAGAGATCCTAGAGGCATATTAAAAGCAGATGTAGTTTTAATCGGTGTTTCAAGAACTTCAAAAACACCCCTTTCACAATACTTAGCTCATAAACGTTTAAAGGTCGCGAATGTACCGATTGTTCCCGAAGTTGAACCACCAGAAGAATTGTTTAAAGTTTCACCAAACAAATGTTTTGGCCTTAAGATAACGCCTGAGAAATTAAACGATATTCGTAGAGAACGATTGAAAGCGCTGGGCTTGAACTCTGAAGCAAACTACGCAAACATGGAAAGAATCAAGCATGAGCTCGTCTATTTTAACAAGATTGTTGATCAGATCGGATGCAGAGTAGTAGAGGTCTCTAATAAAGCTGTCGAAGAATCTGCTAATGTGATCTACAATTTGTTTCAAGGAAAGTCTTATAAATAA
- a CDS encoding helix-turn-helix transcriptional regulator, with protein MRISITHWMRQKVVYTIELNKRQQKIIEIVKDNGPITGEQIADQLDLTRATLRPDLAILTMAGYLDARPRVGYFYTGKTGSQLLTEKIKKIKVAEFTSMPVVVQDSATVYEAICTMFLEDVGTLFIINKNGHLAGVASRKDLLRASMGKQEINSIPINIIMTRMPNITYCFKEDYLLDIAHILIRKQIDCLPVVKRSDDESGLDVVGRITKTNITKAFVELAHDELL; from the coding sequence ATGAGAATAAGTATAACACATTGGATGCGGCAAAAGGTGGTGTACACGATCGAACTTAATAAGAGGCAGCAAAAAATCATTGAAATTGTTAAGGATAATGGGCCGATTACAGGCGAACAAATCGCAGATCAATTAGATCTCACAAGAGCAACGCTCAGACCCGATCTTGCCATTCTAACGATGGCAGGATATTTAGATGCAAGGCCAAGAGTGGGATATTTTTATACGGGAAAGACAGGTTCACAGCTCCTGACAGAAAAAATAAAAAAAATTAAAGTTGCGGAATTTACATCGATGCCTGTTGTTGTTCAAGATTCAGCAACGGTCTATGAAGCGATATGTACGATGTTCTTGGAGGATGTTGGCACTCTATTTATCATAAATAAGAACGGACATCTTGCTGGAGTGGCTTCACGAAAAGATTTATTAAGAGCAAGTATGGGGAAACAAGAGATCAACAGTATCCCGATTAACATTATTATGACAAGAATGCCTAATATCACATATTGTTTTAAAGAAGATTATCTTTTAGACATCGCACACATCTTGATCAGAAAACAAATTGATTGTCTTCCAGTTGTAAAACGCTCAGACGATGAGAGTGGTCTTGATGTAGTTGGCAGGATTACAAAGACGAATATTACAAAAGCATTTGTAGAACTAGCACATGACGAATTATTATAA
- a CDS encoding acyl-CoA dehydrogenase family protein, whose amino-acid sequence MNFTLTEEQLMIQKMMREFADEVVAPGAEARDKNKEFPVEIFQKLSKLGMMGLPFPEEYGGGGADTVSFAIAVEELSRACGSTGITYSAHVSLGGAPLNLFGTHEQKEKYLTPICTGESLGAFGLTEPNAGSDAGGTETTAKTDNGEWVINGSKCYITNASYAKHLALTAITNRNGNDKEISAIIVPTDAKGFRVIDNYEKMGLHSSNTTELFMEDVRVPEENLLGKRGDGFKQFLVTLDGGRIGIGAMAVGIAQAAYEKALTYAKERKQFGRSISKFQAIQFKLADMAMKIELARLMVYKAAWLKDQGKKFSKEASMAKLYASEACMQICSESVQIHGGNGYMRDYHVERYFRDAKLLEIGEGTSEIQRIVIAREIGC is encoded by the coding sequence ATGAATTTTACATTAACAGAAGAGCAGTTGATGATTCAAAAAATGATGAGAGAATTTGCAGATGAAGTGGTAGCACCGGGAGCTGAAGCAAGAGATAAAAATAAAGAATTCCCGGTAGAAATTTTTCAAAAGCTTTCTAAACTAGGAATGATGGGTCTGCCTTTTCCAGAAGAATATGGTGGAGGTGGAGCTGATACGGTTAGTTTTGCCATTGCTGTAGAAGAACTGAGCCGCGCTTGTGGTTCTACTGGAATTACATATTCTGCACATGTATCTTTAGGTGGAGCTCCCTTAAATCTATTTGGTACGCACGAACAAAAAGAAAAATATTTAACACCAATCTGTACAGGTGAGTCTCTCGGGGCATTCGGATTAACAGAACCAAATGCAGGATCTGATGCAGGTGGTACAGAAACAACTGCGAAAACGGATAACGGTGAATGGGTGATTAATGGCTCAAAATGTTATATCACGAATGCGAGTTATGCAAAGCACTTAGCATTAACCGCGATTACAAATAGAAATGGTAACGATAAAGAAATCTCAGCGATTATCGTACCGACCGATGCTAAAGGATTCCGGGTTATCGATAACTACGAGAAAATGGGTCTTCATTCTTCTAATACCACCGAACTCTTTATGGAAGATGTAAGAGTACCAGAAGAAAATCTTTTAGGTAAGCGCGGAGACGGCTTTAAACAGTTCTTGGTGACTTTGGATGGAGGAAGGATAGGTATTGGTGCGATGGCAGTAGGAATCGCTCAGGCGGCCTATGAGAAAGCTCTAACTTATGCGAAAGAGCGAAAACAATTCGGAAGATCCATTTCTAAATTCCAAGCGATTCAATTTAAACTGGCAGATATGGCGATGAAGATCGAATTGGCTAGATTAATGGTGTATAAAGCAGCATGGCTAAAAGATCAAGGTAAGAAATTCTCAAAAGAAGCTTCGATGGCAAAATTATATGCTTCTGAAGCTTGTATGCAGATTTGTTCTGAATCCGTTCAAATTCATGGTGGTAACGGCTATATGAGAGATTATCATGTGGAGCGCTATTTTAGAGACGCAAAACTTCTTGAGATCGGAGAAGGTACATCGGAGATTCAGCGTATCGTTATTGCAAGAGAGATCGGCTGCTAA
- a CDS encoding diacylglycerol kinase family protein: MIDWKKLFSSFGFAFTGIISTFKSEQNFKIHTFISVIVIIFAVALDFSKERFVLLFIVIGIVLSLELVNTAVESVVDLITEKKHPLAKKAKDAAAGAVLVFSIFAVIIGILLFIEPLIDSMKLFLLRR; encoded by the coding sequence ATGATCGATTGGAAAAAGTTGTTCTCAAGTTTTGGTTTTGCTTTTACAGGAATCATCTCAACGTTTAAATCAGAACAAAATTTTAAGATCCATACCTTTATAAGTGTAATCGTGATTATTTTCGCGGTTGCACTTGATTTTTCTAAAGAAAGATTCGTCCTTTTGTTTATTGTGATCGGAATCGTACTATCGCTTGAACTTGTGAACACAGCGGTTGAGAGCGTGGTCGATCTCATAACGGAGAAAAAACATCCACTCGCAAAAAAAGCAAAAGATGCTGCTGCAGGTGCAGTTTTGGTTTTTTCAATATTTGCTGTTATAATCGGTATACTGCTATTTATTGAACCGCTGATAGATAGTATGAAGCTATTTTTGTTAAGAAGGTGA
- a CDS encoding AMP-binding protein, which yields MAELMKVTVGDCLRKQALELKDQEAMVYSKLGIRYTYQEFYELTTKVAKGLMAMGIEKGDHIAVWATNVPEWLLLQFGSARAGAVLVTVNTNYQSSELDYLLKQSDAKALFFIEQFRTTSYKDMVDSVKGRLAEFPVLKHFIQLDAESSSYETFSDMLEAGNVVSDEDLQRRESSLHCNDVINMQYTSGTTGFPKGVMLTHYNIVNNARQIADSMNLSSADRLCIPVPFFHCFGCVLGTLAAVSVGATMVPIVQFDPQEVLETVQNERCTGLHGVPTMFIAELNLPDFDSYDLRTLRTGIMAGSPCPIEVMKKVIEKMGMSEITIAYGQTESSPVITQTRTDDPIERRVETVGKKHAQLEAKVVDPITNKEVGPGEQGELCTRGYHVMKGYYKMPEATTEAIDADGWLHTGDLATVDREGYFKITGRLKDMIIRGGENVYPREVEEFLYSHPSILDVQVIGVPDKKFGEKVAACIQVKEGRTLSENELKAYCKGKISHFKIPEYYLFLEEYPMTASGKVQKFKLREQAIEALSVIHE from the coding sequence ATGGCTGAACTAATGAAAGTGACTGTAGGGGATTGTTTAAGAAAACAAGCGTTAGAACTTAAGGATCAAGAAGCTATGGTTTACAGCAAACTAGGAATTCGCTACACCTATCAAGAATTTTACGAGTTAACGACTAAAGTTGCCAAAGGTCTGATGGCGATGGGAATTGAAAAAGGCGATCATATAGCTGTTTGGGCTACAAATGTACCCGAATGGCTGCTGCTTCAATTCGGATCAGCTAGAGCTGGTGCTGTTTTAGTCACGGTCAATACGAATTATCAATCTTCAGAATTAGATTATTTATTGAAGCAGTCTGATGCAAAAGCGTTGTTCTTTATCGAACAATTTCGCACTACTTCTTACAAAGATATGGTGGATTCCGTTAAAGGTCGATTAGCAGAATTTCCTGTATTGAAACATTTCATTCAACTGGATGCTGAATCTTCATCTTATGAGACTTTCTCAGATATGTTGGAAGCTGGGAATGTCGTATCTGATGAAGATCTTCAAAGAAGAGAATCATCTCTTCATTGTAATGATGTGATCAACATGCAGTACACGTCTGGAACGACAGGGTTTCCGAAAGGAGTCATGTTGACGCATTACAATATTGTGAATAACGCGAGACAAATAGCGGATAGCATGAACTTGAGTAGTGCAGACCGATTGTGTATTCCTGTTCCTTTCTTTCACTGTTTTGGCTGTGTTTTAGGAACCCTTGCTGCCGTTTCAGTTGGAGCTACGATGGTGCCTATTGTCCAATTCGATCCTCAGGAAGTATTAGAGACCGTTCAAAATGAGAGGTGTACAGGGTTACATGGAGTTCCGACCATGTTCATCGCAGAATTGAATCTTCCAGATTTTGATTCATATGATTTAAGAACCCTTCGTACAGGGATCATGGCAGGATCACCCTGTCCGATAGAAGTAATGAAAAAAGTGATCGAAAAGATGGGAATGTCAGAGATTACGATCGCTTATGGACAGACAGAATCTTCTCCTGTTATTACTCAAACGAGAACAGATGACCCGATCGAACGCAGAGTTGAAACGGTTGGGAAAAAGCATGCTCAATTAGAAGCAAAGGTAGTCGATCCGATCACAAATAAAGAAGTGGGTCCTGGTGAACAAGGAGAACTTTGTACACGAGGGTACCATGTCATGAAGGGTTATTACAAGATGCCTGAAGCAACGACCGAAGCGATCGATGCAGATGGATGGCTTCATACAGGCGACCTTGCGACTGTTGATCGTGAAGGCTATTTTAAAATCACAGGGCGCTTAAAAGATATGATCATCCGTGGCGGTGAGAACGTATATCCGAGAGAAGTAGAAGAATTTCTTTACTCTCATCCATCTATCCTTGATGTACAAGTGATCGGTGTGCCAGATAAGAAATTTGGAGAAAAAGTAGCTGCATGCATCCAAGTAAAAGAAGGGCGAACACTTTCTGAAAATGAATTGAAGGCATATTGTAAAGGAAAGATATCGCACTTTAAGATTCCAGAATATTATCTCTTTCTTGAAGAGTATCCGATGACTGCTTCTGGAAAAGTACAGAAATTTAAGCTTCGAGAACAAGCGATAGAGGCACTTTCAGTTATACATGAATAG
- the dnaG gene encoding DNA primase codes for MERIPEDLIEKVRSSSEIVDVISDYVPLKKQGRNYFGLCPFHGEKSPSFSVSPEKQIYHCFGCGAGGNVFSFLMNIEGYSFIEAVTQLGKKSDIELPQIHQQNFSEKSSDEKKAMTEIHELLAKLYHHCLLHTKQGRPALEYLEKRGFTRESIERFQIGFAPDSWETASQFLQKRGMDLHIAEKVGLIGKRQSDGKPYDRFRNRVMFPIWDRTGAVVAFGGRVLDGKDEPKYLNSPESKIFQKGKTLYGLNLARAEMRQKQHAVIFEGYVDTIAAYRAGVTNGVASLGTSLTDDHAAILKRNVQSVTICYDSDRAGVEAAFRASEILTKQGCTVKISQMPDGMDPDDYISQFGSDSFLKDIIGASLTVMAFKIQYYRRGKNLRDEGERMIYIEEIIQEIARLPKAVERDHYLRQIASEFNLSLDALKQQQTQTFKQLQRSKDNGPKKRDNNFRIQTLLQKSLLPRNLNAERIVLAHMLKSEEAAFLIQEKLESGFNVEEHNAIAAYLYAFYEEGNKPNVGLFMQRIDDDKLRKLASELAMLTISEELNEIELADYIRIISSYPLLREIQEKEKQQEDAIRRNEIKLAAQIAQDIMRMKRSLK; via the coding sequence ATGGAACGTATACCTGAGGATTTAATAGAGAAGGTCAGGTCATCAAGTGAAATTGTTGACGTGATCAGCGATTATGTTCCTCTAAAGAAACAAGGCAGAAATTATTTTGGTCTATGTCCTTTTCATGGGGAAAAGTCACCATCCTTTTCTGTCTCACCTGAAAAACAGATTTACCATTGTTTCGGTTGTGGAGCAGGAGGCAATGTTTTTTCTTTTTTGATGAACATTGAAGGGTACTCTTTTATTGAAGCTGTAACGCAGCTTGGGAAAAAAAGTGACATCGAACTTCCTCAAATTCATCAGCAAAACTTCTCCGAGAAAAGCTCTGACGAGAAAAAAGCGATGACTGAGATTCATGAGTTGTTGGCTAAATTGTATCATCACTGTTTACTTCACACAAAACAAGGTAGGCCGGCTTTAGAATATTTGGAGAAGAGAGGATTCACTAGAGAATCCATCGAGCGGTTCCAAATTGGTTTTGCGCCAGATTCATGGGAGACCGCATCCCAATTTCTCCAAAAGCGAGGAATGGATCTACACATCGCTGAAAAAGTTGGGTTGATCGGCAAGAGACAGTCTGATGGGAAACCATATGATCGATTTAGAAACCGAGTCATGTTTCCGATTTGGGATCGTACTGGTGCAGTGGTCGCTTTCGGTGGCCGGGTTTTAGACGGAAAGGACGAGCCGAAGTACCTTAACAGTCCAGAGTCAAAGATTTTCCAAAAGGGAAAGACTCTTTATGGTTTAAACCTTGCACGTGCAGAGATGAGGCAGAAACAACATGCTGTTATCTTTGAAGGGTATGTAGATACTATTGCAGCCTATCGAGCTGGAGTTACAAATGGTGTTGCTTCATTAGGTACTTCGTTAACGGATGATCATGCAGCCATTCTGAAACGAAATGTTCAATCTGTCACAATCTGCTATGACTCTGACCGAGCAGGTGTTGAAGCTGCGTTTCGAGCTTCAGAAATTTTAACAAAACAAGGCTGTACCGTGAAAATTTCACAGATGCCTGACGGAATGGACCCCGATGACTATATTTCGCAATTTGGAAGCGATTCGTTTTTAAAAGATATAATAGGGGCTAGCCTAACTGTGATGGCATTTAAAATACAATATTACAGACGCGGTAAAAACCTTCGAGATGAAGGAGAACGGATGATCTATATCGAAGAGATTATCCAAGAAATTGCGCGTCTGCCAAAAGCGGTTGAACGAGATCATTATCTCCGCCAGATCGCTTCTGAATTCAATCTGTCATTAGATGCATTAAAACAACAGCAGACTCAGACTTTCAAGCAACTGCAAAGGTCTAAGGATAACGGCCCTAAAAAGCGGGATAATAATTTTAGAATACAAACACTTTTGCAAAAGTCATTGTTGCCGAGAAACCTGAATGCTGAGCGTATTGTTCTTGCTCATATGTTAAAAAGTGAGGAAGCCGCTTTTCTAATTCAAGAAAAGTTGGAATCAGGCTTTAATGTTGAAGAACATAATGCGATTGCTGCTTACTTATATGCCTTTTATGAAGAAGGAAATAAACCCAATGTAGGGTTGTTCATGCAGCGTATCGATGATGACAAATTAAGAAAGTTAGCTTCAGAATTAGCGATGCTTACAATCAGTGAAGAGCTGAATGAAATTGAGCTCGCGGATTATATTCGTATTATTTCTAGCTATCCTTTATTGCGAGAGATACAAGAAAAAGAAAAGCAGCAAGAAGACGCAATAAGAAGGAATGAAATAAAACTGGCAGCCCAAATTGCCCAAGATATTATGAGAATGAAAAGATCTCTTAAATAA
- a CDS encoding YaiI/YqxD family protein: MEKIIGNVFVDADACPVVIKEEIFKFSKMFDFEPIFVTSYAHASNSDQPGRWILVDASPEEVDLYIHNHSRRNDLVVTQDHALASLLLSKGVYVITPRGKHFQENEMEQVLHERYMSAKARRSGKHSKGPAKFKKEDTERFCTVFCEILSNVEGK, from the coding sequence ATGGAAAAAATAATTGGTAATGTATTTGTAGATGCAGATGCTTGTCCTGTTGTGATAAAGGAAGAAATATTCAAGTTCTCCAAAATGTTTGATTTCGAACCCATATTTGTTACATCTTACGCTCACGCGAGTAACTCGGACCAACCTGGTCGCTGGATATTGGTTGATGCAAGTCCTGAAGAAGTGGATCTTTACATACATAATCATTCTAGAAGAAATGATCTTGTTGTGACTCAAGATCATGCCCTCGCAAGCCTTCTTCTTTCAAAAGGGGTTTACGTTATCACCCCAAGAGGGAAACACTTCCAAGAGAATGAAATGGAACAAGTTCTCCATGAACGTTACATGTCTGCAAAAGCGAGGCGTTCTGGTAAGCATTCAAAAGGACCTGCTAAATTTAAAAAAGAGGACACAGAAAGATTCTGCACAGTTTTTTGCGAAATCCTGTCGAATGTTGAAGGAAAATAG
- the era gene encoding GTPase Era, which translates to MTKEGYKSGFVTIIGRPNVGKSTLLNKVIGQKIAIMSDKPQTTRNKIQAVYTTDESQVIFIDTPGIHKPKHKLGDFMTRTAQQTLNEVDLILFVINAEEGYGRGDQFIIDRLQNVKNPVFLVINKIDKVHPDQLLPLIDMYRNKLDVAEVVPISALNGNNVDTLLEQIVSYMEEGPQFYPEDQVTDHPERFITAELIREKVLHLTREEIPHSVAVVIEEMKVREEKNVVFVNATIIVERSSQKGIIIGKQGKMLKEVGKRARADIETLLGSRVFLELYVKVQTDWRNRQKQLTEFGFNEDEY; encoded by the coding sequence ATGACTAAAGAAGGCTATAAATCAGGTTTTGTAACGATTATCGGCAGACCTAACGTAGGTAAATCCACTCTTTTAAACAAAGTGATCGGACAAAAAATCGCCATAATGAGTGACAAGCCTCAAACAACAAGAAATAAGATACAAGCAGTTTATACAACAGATGAGTCCCAAGTTATCTTTATTGATACACCTGGTATCCATAAACCAAAACACAAGTTAGGCGATTTTATGACGAGAACTGCTCAGCAGACGTTAAATGAAGTCGACCTTATCCTATTTGTTATTAATGCAGAAGAAGGATATGGGCGTGGTGATCAGTTTATCATCGACAGACTTCAAAACGTGAAGAATCCAGTATTCCTAGTCATAAACAAAATCGATAAAGTACATCCTGATCAACTCTTGCCGTTGATCGATATGTATAGAAATAAGTTAGACGTTGCTGAAGTTGTGCCTATTTCCGCTCTTAACGGAAATAACGTAGACACACTTCTTGAACAGATCGTTTCTTATATGGAAGAAGGGCCACAATTTTACCCTGAAGACCAAGTGACCGATCATCCTGAGCGCTTTATTACGGCAGAATTGATACGCGAGAAAGTACTACATCTTACTCGTGAAGAAATTCCTCATTCTGTAGCTGTAGTTATTGAAGAGATGAAAGTACGGGAAGAAAAGAACGTCGTATTTGTAAACGCAACAATCATCGTAGAACGATCGTCTCAAAAAGGAATCATCATCGGTAAACAAGGAAAGATGCTAAAAGAGGTCGGAAAAAGAGCAAGAGCAGATATTGAAACTCTCTTAGGCTCGCGTGTCTTTTTAGAATTGTACGTAAAAGTACAAACCGACTGGAGAAACCGCCAAAAGCAGCTAACCGAGTTCGGCTTCAACGAGGATGAGTATTAA
- a CDS encoding cytidine deaminase: protein MNKEQLMEQAKLAREKAYVPYSKFQVGAALLTADGKVYNGANIENAAYSLTCCAERTALFKAYTEGDTKFSAIAVVADTKRPVPPCGACRQVISELCPPEMPVYLTNLKGDVQEILVKDLLPGAFSPEDLND, encoded by the coding sequence ATGAATAAAGAACAATTGATGGAACAAGCAAAACTCGCACGTGAAAAGGCTTACGTACCTTACTCTAAGTTTCAAGTAGGTGCAGCTCTTCTAACGGCTGATGGTAAAGTATATAACGGAGCGAATATTGAGAACGCGGCCTACAGTTTAACATGTTGTGCTGAACGTACGGCATTATTTAAAGCGTATACAGAAGGTGACACGAAGTTCAGTGCAATCGCTGTTGTAGCAGATACGAAGCGACCTGTACCTCCTTGTGGGGCATGCCGACAAGTTATCTCTGAATTATGTCCGCCAGAAATGCCTGTTTATCTAACGAACCTTAAAGGTGATGTACAGGAGATCTTAGTAAAAGATTTATTGCCTGGTGCATTCTCACCGGAGGATCTAAATGACTAA
- the recO gene encoding DNA repair protein RecO, which produces MLYKVEGIVIKTIPYGESNTIITLYTKEFGKLGVMARGAKKPKSRFTSITQLFTYGIFVFQKGRGLGTLQQGEALSSFRKIREDLVKTAYAAYLAELLDRNTSEDDLKPDLFGWIKQSLEYINHGIDPEVITFLFEMKIMKTSGIVPELSRCVSCHSTDGDFSFSIREGGFLCERCSYKDPYRMRISRGAVKLLHMFYHLDLARLGNVSLKKETKRELRMLFDAYMDEYSGVFLKSKKFLKQLDDLS; this is translated from the coding sequence TTGCTTTATAAAGTGGAAGGAATAGTTATTAAAACCATTCCGTATGGTGAATCCAATACGATCATCACTTTGTATACAAAAGAATTTGGGAAACTCGGCGTAATGGCAAGAGGAGCCAAAAAGCCCAAAAGCCGCTTTACTTCCATTACGCAACTTTTTACATACGGAATTTTTGTTTTTCAAAAAGGTAGAGGGCTTGGAACTTTACAACAAGGTGAAGCCCTTTCTTCTTTTCGAAAAATAAGAGAAGACCTTGTAAAAACAGCGTACGCAGCTTATCTAGCAGAACTTTTAGATAGAAATACATCTGAAGATGATCTTAAACCAGACCTTTTCGGATGGATCAAACAATCCTTAGAATATATCAATCATGGTATTGATCCCGAAGTTATCACTTTTTTATTCGAAATGAAAATAATGAAAACGTCCGGAATCGTACCTGAACTGAGTAGATGTGTTTCATGTCACTCTACAGATGGCGATTTTTCTTTCTCTATCAGAGAAGGGGGTTTTCTTTGTGAGAGGTGCTCCTATAAAGATCCATACAGAATGCGGATCTCACGGGGAGCAGTAAAACTGCTTCATATGTTCTATCACCTTGATCTCGCGAGGCTTGGAAACGTTTCTTTAAAAAAAGAAACGAAAAGAGAGCTCCGAATGTTGTTTGATGCATATATGGACGAATATTCAGGAGTATTTTTAAAATCGAAGAAGTTTCTGAAACAATTAGATGACTTATCGTAA